From Chloroflexota bacterium:
CGGCTGTTGCGTGTGATAATTTTCGGCAGTGTTGGTCTGTTGATTTTGTTCGGCGGTATTCTAGGTTTGAATCGGGCACTGCTGCTGCCTTACCGCCAACCGGGACGCGCTTTTGTAGATACGCTGGATGCTCACCGCCGTCGCCAGTATGGGCCGCGCATCGTCGCGGTTGGCGGCGGGCATGGACTTTCGATGTTGTTGCGCGGGATGAAGGCCTATTCCCACCGGATAACCGCAGTTGTCACCGTAGCGGATGATGGCGGTTCTTCGGGGCGTTTGCGTAACTCGATGGGCATCTTGCCGCCCGGCGATATTCGCAATTGCTTGGCGGCTTTGTCGAATGATGAAGCTATGATGGCGCAATTATTCCAGTATCGTTTCGCCGCGGATAATGCTGAACTTCGGGGTCATTCGTTTGGAAATTTATTTATTACCGCGCTATCTGAGATCACCGGCAGTTTTGAAGAAGCGGTAGCCGAATCGGGAAAGGTGCTGGCGGTGCGCGGGCGAGTGCTGCCCTCATCGCTGCACGATGTCCGTTTGGTTGCGGATATCCTCCCTCAGCATGCCACGCAAGAAGTGCGCATCCGCGGTGAGAGTCGTATTCCCAAAATTCGCGGTCGCATTCGCCATGTCTGGTTGGAGCCGAATAATCCGCCCGCATTCCCCAAAGTGATTCAGGCTGTTCTCGCTGCCGATATTATTCTGGTAGGGCCAGGGAGTTTATACACCAGCATTTTGCCCAATTTGTTGGTGCCCGATATTGCCGCCGCGATTCGAGTTAGCCAGGCGTTTAAGGTTTTTGTGTGTAATGTAGCTACACAGCCCGGCGAGACCGAAGGATTTACCTGTTCAGATCATGTGAAGGTGATCCGCGAGCATGTTGGCGAAGGTTTGTTTGATCTTGTGCTGCACAATAATAATTTTGTGGGCAAATTGCAGCCAGAGATGCAATGGGTTTACCTCGGCAATGAAACAGATACGCGTTTACCCGTGTATGAAATTGACTTGATCGATGAAGATGAGCCCTGGCACCACGATCCGAAAAAGTTGGCGACCGTGTTGATGGATTTGTATCAGCTACGCACCGGGCCGCTGACGGAAGCGTAAATAATCTCAAGGAGGGTATTATGGAACTTCAAATTTCACTTGTTCAACTAGCTTTTGAATTTGGTGATGTTGAAGAAAATTTTGACCGCGCTTCCGCGCAAATCGCCGAAGCTGCCGCGAGCGGTAGCCAATTGGTGTTATTACCCGAGTTGTGGAATAGCGGTTTTGATCTGGAAAATCGCTATAAATATGCTACTAAGCTGAATGAAGGGAGTTTTGCTCGCCTGAGCGCACTGGCACGTGGGCATAATATGGCGATTGGTTGTTCTTTTCTTGAAAAAGACAGTGAATGTAATTGCAATCCTGATGAAGATGATTGCGGCGTGTTTAACACCTTCGTTCTTTTTGGACCCAATGGAACGCTTTGGGCTGATTATCGAAAAACCCATCTTTTTCGATTGTTAAAGGAAGATCAATATCTTTGCGCTGGCGACTATTTGGGATATTTTCAAATTCCTGAATGGGGTACAGCTATTGGCTTGAGCATTTGTTATGATTTGCGTTTTCCGGAGTTGTTCCGTGTCTCTGCCGCGCGTGGCGCAAAACTTATGCTCGTGGTTGCTGAGTGGCCGGAGAAGCGGATAGAGCATTGGCGTAGCCTGTTGCGGGCGCGCGCAATTGAAAACCAATTTTTCGTTGCCGCGGTCAATAAGGTTGGGGAAAGTCAAACAGTGAAGTTAGGTGGTCATAGTGCTGTCATCAGCCCTACTGGTGGAATACTGGTTGAGGGTGGCGATAGTGGCGCGCTTTTGACAGCGAAAATTAATCTGGAAGAAGTAGATGACGCTCGTAGGGAAATACCTGTGCTTGAAGATCGGCGCGAGGATTTATATTGCCAGTGGGAATGATACAAATTGATGGCTCCTACGGTGAGGGCGGCGGGCAGATTCTGCGCAGCGCGTTAACACTTTCGCTATTAACCGGCACCCCCTTACACATTGAAAATATCCGTGCCGGACGCTCAAAGCCGGGATTGCGTCCGCAACATCTGGCCGCGGTGCGGGCTGCCGCGGCGATCAGCGCGGCACAAGTTGAAGAGGCTAAAATCGGCTCGATGGAGTTGGATTTTCATCCTGGCCCCATCAACGCCGGGAAATATCACTTTGATATTGGTACCGCAGGGGCGACATCATTAGTATTGCAAGCGATATTCTTGCCCTTGAGTTTTGCACCTAACCGCTCTGTGGTCACGATCACCGGGGGGACGCACGTACCCTGGAGTCCTTGTTTTCACTATCTCGATGAACATTGGCTGCCCTTTATGCAGCGGATGGGGTTTGAAGCCACCCTGACATTGGAGCGGCCGGGCTTCAATCCGCAAGGCGGCGGGGTGCTGCGTGCGCAGATTGAACCGGTTGCTGAAATCAGCCCATTATCCATCATGCAGCGCGGTAAATTGAAACAAATTCGCGGTCTGTCGGCAGTGGTAGGGTTGCCGCGTGAAATTGCCAAACGCCAGCGTCTGCGCGTGGTGGCGTGTTTAGGGAGTAAATTCCCGTTGAATGATATTCGCATCGCTGAGATCAAAGCTCCCACCAAAGGCACGTTTATTGCGCTGGTGGCTGAATTTGAATATGGGCAGGCCTGTTGTTGTGCCCTGGGCGCACCGGGTAAGCGCGCCGAAGCCATTGCCGATGAAGTTGCCGATGCGATTGAAACCTTTATGCAAACTGATGGCGCTGTAGATCGCTATCTTGTCGATCAGCTTTTGTTGCCGATGGCGCTGGCGCGGGGTAAATCCATGCTGCGCACGGAGCGCATCACGCAGCATTTGCAGACCAATGCCTGGGTGATCGAGCAATTTTCCGCGGCGCGCATTGTAATTCAGGGAAAATTAGGGGAAGCAGGCCTGGTTAAAGTGTATCCGCCAGGGGTTTAGGATTCAGCTTTTTGATGTATATCACCTTCGAGCGAGTCCGCCGTGCCCGTTGGGGTACAGATGTCAGGCTGTATTCGTGAAATAATTCATAATCCATATCCCTTGTAATCCACTATAATCGTTGTTTGGCCTTTTTGTTATTTGGAATTATTTTGACAATATCACCTTGCCGACAAGAAGCCCGAAATTAGGGGGTGGAAATGGCGCGCAGCGCCCCTTCCACCCCCTAATTTCGGAAACTTTTAGCGAATTTGACATTGTCAAATTATTCGTTGGATTGCAAGTTTGGAGGTACTGTTGTAATGCTGAAACTTTTTTTTGAACCGTCGTCTGTGGCGGTGATCGGCGCCTCGCGTGACACTGAGAAGCTGGGGTATGCGGTTTTGCATAATCTGGTGGAGGGTGGCTACGCCGAGAAAGGCGCCGTGTATCCAATAAATCCGAAGGCCGATGAAATTTTGGGCCTTCAGGCATACCCCTCGGTGATGGATGTGCCCGGCCCAATTGATTTGGCCGTGATCGTGATTCCATATCCCTATGTGCCGGATGCGTTGCGGGTGTGCGGCGAGAAGGGCATCCCGGCCGCGATTGTGATTAGCGCCGGTTTCCGCGAAGCCGGTATGGAAGGCCTGGAGCGCGAGCGTGAATTGATTGCGATTGCGACCGAATTTGGCATCCGATTGATTGGGCCGAACTGTCTGGGCGTGATTGATACAAACACACCGCTGAATGCATCCTTTTCAGCGGGAACGCCACCCAGCGGCCCGATGGCTTTTATGTCGCAGTCGGGCGCATTGGGGACGGCGATTCTCGATTGGGCGCAGGCCGGACGGCTGGGATTGGCGAAATTTGTCAGCCTGGGGAATAAGGCCGATGTCAGCGAAATTGATTTACTGGAAGCTTGGGCCGATGACCCTGCCACGAAGGTAATATTGATCTACAGCGAAGGGCTGCCCAACGGCGAAGAATTTATCCGTGTGGCGCGTGAAGTGACGCTAAAGAAGCCCGTCGTGGCGATTAAATCGGGTGTTACACAATCGGGTTCGCGTGCCGTCTCTTCGCATACTGGCTCGCTCGCCGGTTCCGAGCAGGCTTATCAGGCTGCCTTTCGCCAGGCTGGGGTGATCCGGGCCGAATCGATGGAAGAACTCTTCGATATTGCGCTGGCGTTAGGCTATCAACCTGCATTACTGGGCGACCGTATTGCAATTGTCACCAATGCTGGCGGCCCTGGTATTTTGGCAACCGATGCTCTTGAGCACGCGGGCATGTCTCTGGCGCGCTTCGAGTTGAACACCAAACTGGCGCTGGAAGAATTCTTGCCTGGCGCGGCCAGCGCTGCTAATCCCGTGGACGTTTTGGGTGATGCGCGTGCCGACCGCTATGCCTTTGCTCTTGAAAAAGTGGCGGCTGACCCCAATGTGGATGGCCTGCTGGTCGTATTAACTCCCCAGGCGATGACCGAAATTGCCGAAACCGCCAAAGCGATTGGCGAGTTGGCGCAACGCTTGGACAAGCCTGTGCTGACCTGTTTTATGGGTGAAGCTAAAATCGCCGCCGGAATTGACATCCTCGCCACATACGGCGTTCCCAATTATCCATTTCCGGAGCGGGCAGCGAGCGCCTTTAAGGCTATGTCGCGCTACCGCCAGATCAAAACTCGCCCGGCTTCAGAATATGCCCATTTCGATGTCGATCGCCCGGCCACACATCAGCTCTTTGAGCGCGTGCGTAGTGAAAAACGCCTGTCGATTGGCGATGCTGAAGCGCGCGATATTCTGTTGGCCTACGGGCTGAAAGCCCCCGATTCCCGGCTGGCAGCCACCCCGGCTGAAGCCATTGAACTGGCGGCTGAAATCGGCTTCCCGGTGGTGCTCAAAATTGCCTCCCCCGACATTCTCCACAAAACCGATGTTGGCGGTGTAAAAGTTGGCTTGCGCAACGCCGAAGAAGTGCGCGATGCCTTCGAGTTGATGACTTATCGTGCCGAACGCTATTTGCCTGAAGCGCGCCTGTGGGGCTGTCAGGTGCAAGAGATGGCCCCCCCCGGCGGCGTTGAAGTGCTGGTGGGTATGAACCGAGATCCGCAGTTCGGACCGCTGGTTACGTTTGGTCTGGGCGGAATCTACGTGGAAATCCTCAAAGACGTCACTTTCCGGGTTGCGCCTTTCACCGTGCGGGATGCCGAAAATATGCTCGGCGAAATCCGTGCCCACGCTTTGCTCGATGGTGTGCGCGGCCAGCCGCCGGTGGATAAAGAAGCCATCAAAGACGCCTTGTTGCGAATCGGTCAACTTGTGACTGATTTTCCTGAAATTATCGAGCTCGATATTAACCCCCTCATTGTTTACCCCAAAGGGCAGGGGGCTATCGCCATTGATATGCGTTTGGTGTTGAAAAAGTAAGAGGAGAAACATGAAAACATTATATATAACATCTGTTGAACGTTATTCTGGCAAAACTGCCATGTGCCTGGCGTTGGGTAAGCGATTACTGCAAGATGGTTATCAGGTTGGATATTTAAAACCGCTGAGTTTGCAACCCTGGCGAGTGGGTAATGAAATTACCGATGAAGATGCAGCCTTCGTTAAACAAGCTCTGGGGTTGGCCGTTGCCCCCGCAGATTTGTCGCCTGTGGTGGTGACATCCAAATTGCTGCGCGATTATGTTTCCGATGCAACCCCAGAAGACCTGATGCCCAAAGTTCGTGCCGCGGCCGTCAAGGCTGGCGAAGGACAGGATGTCCTGTTACTCGAAGGTGGGGGCAGTCTGCGAGAGGGCTATGTGATGGGTTTGCCTACTCCACAAGTGGCCGCCGAATTAGGCAGTCAGGTTCTGGTGCTGGTCAAATACCGCGACGATGTGCGCCTGATGGATGACGCACTCACGGCGCGCTTCCGCCTGGGCGATTCGCTCAGCGGTATTATCATTAACCGTGTTCCTCAGGCTGCTGCCGAATTCGTTGAAGAAATTGCCCGACCCTACTTTGAGAAGCATAATATCCCCGTTTTGGGCGTACTCCCCGAAGTCAGCGCGCTGGCCTCATTGACGGTATCCGAATTGCTCGAAGTACTCGATGCGCAAGTGCTCACTGAAACCCAAAGCACCGATGCGGTCATCGAACATCTAACCGTGGGCGCCATGACCGCCGAAGCCGCGCTGAGCCGCTTCCGCAAGCAGCGCAACAAGGCCGTCATCACTGGCGGCGACCGTACCGATATTCAACTGGCCGCCCTGGAAACATCCACAACCTGTTTGGTGCTGACCGGCAACCTGCGCCCCAGTCCATTAATCATCAAACAAGCCGATCAAATGGGCGTGCCCGTGCTACTCGTCCCGGGCAATACCATGGAAACAGTTGAAGCGATTGACAAAATCTTTGGCAAAACCCGTCTGGGCCAAACCGCCAAGTTGGAGCAGTTCCAGGCTTTGTTGAATTCGCATGTAGATTTGAAACGAATCTATGCAGGCTTGGGCTTGTAATTCGGTCACAAGTTGGCAAGTTGAAGGTTAAAAAAATCGGCCTCGCTGGCTGTGAGTTTTGGCTGGCGGGGCCTTTTTGTTGCATTGAGCCAGAGAGATTTCAGTGAAAGCCGATGAATATGCTGTGAACTCTGTGGTAATGTGCAGTACAATTACCGCTAACCACTAACTGTTGGAGGCTCCTATGTCTGATAGATTTAAAATCGTGCTGGCATTATTTTTTTTCATTGCCGCGCTCACCTTTCCCCTGGTTGGCCTGGCCTATGGCTGGTGGCGCTGGGATGCCCAGGCCGGTTTCCTGTTGCTGATCGGGATCTTCGCCGCGTTTTTCGCAATTGGCATCTTGTCGCTGTGGACGGTGCGCGATCTCTCCTGGTTGACAACCAGTTTGCCGTTTCTGTTTGGCAGCTTGTACACCATTATTCCGGATATGC
This genomic window contains:
- a CDS encoding YvcK family protein, which produces MNKTVPDVEIFKFWKRITASLRWLRPGLGVKRWLGLVLLGTTFLAVGFALLLLDFYRTAPESWWLPLLSWAALRPLPRLLRVIIFGSVGLLILFGGILGLNRALLLPYRQPGRAFVDTLDAHRRRQYGPRIVAVGGGHGLSMLLRGMKAYSHRITAVVTVADDGGSSGRLRNSMGILPPGDIRNCLAALSNDEAMMAQLFQYRFAADNAELRGHSFGNLFITALSEITGSFEEAVAESGKVLAVRGRVLPSSLHDVRLVADILPQHATQEVRIRGESRIPKIRGRIRHVWLEPNNPPAFPKVIQAVLAADIILVGPGSLYTSILPNLLVPDIAAAIRVSQAFKVFVCNVATQPGETEGFTCSDHVKVIREHVGEGLFDLVLHNNNFVGKLQPEMQWVYLGNETDTRLPVYEIDLIDEDEPWHHDPKKLATVLMDLYQLRTGPLTEA
- a CDS encoding carbon-nitrogen family hydrolase — its product is MELQISLVQLAFEFGDVEENFDRASAQIAEAAASGSQLVLLPELWNSGFDLENRYKYATKLNEGSFARLSALARGHNMAIGCSFLEKDSECNCNPDEDDCGVFNTFVLFGPNGTLWADYRKTHLFRLLKEDQYLCAGDYLGYFQIPEWGTAIGLSICYDLRFPELFRVSAARGAKLMLVVAEWPEKRIEHWRSLLRARAIENQFFVAAVNKVGESQTVKLGGHSAVISPTGGILVEGGDSGALLTAKINLEEVDDARREIPVLEDRREDLYCQWE
- a CDS encoding RNA 3'-terminal phosphate cyclase — its product is MIQIDGSYGEGGGQILRSALTLSLLTGTPLHIENIRAGRSKPGLRPQHLAAVRAAAAISAAQVEEAKIGSMELDFHPGPINAGKYHFDIGTAGATSLVLQAIFLPLSFAPNRSVVTITGGTHVPWSPCFHYLDEHWLPFMQRMGFEATLTLERPGFNPQGGGVLRAQIEPVAEISPLSIMQRGKLKQIRGLSAVVGLPREIAKRQRLRVVACLGSKFPLNDIRIAEIKAPTKGTFIALVAEFEYGQACCCALGAPGKRAEAIADEVADAIETFMQTDGAVDRYLVDQLLLPMALARGKSMLRTERITQHLQTNAWVIEQFSAARIVIQGKLGEAGLVKVYPPGV
- a CDS encoding CoA-binding protein encodes the protein MLKLFFEPSSVAVIGASRDTEKLGYAVLHNLVEGGYAEKGAVYPINPKADEILGLQAYPSVMDVPGPIDLAVIVIPYPYVPDALRVCGEKGIPAAIVISAGFREAGMEGLERERELIAIATEFGIRLIGPNCLGVIDTNTPLNASFSAGTPPSGPMAFMSQSGALGTAILDWAQAGRLGLAKFVSLGNKADVSEIDLLEAWADDPATKVILIYSEGLPNGEEFIRVAREVTLKKPVVAIKSGVTQSGSRAVSSHTGSLAGSEQAYQAAFRQAGVIRAESMEELFDIALALGYQPALLGDRIAIVTNAGGPGILATDALEHAGMSLARFELNTKLALEEFLPGAASAANPVDVLGDARADRYAFALEKVAADPNVDGLLVVLTPQAMTEIAETAKAIGELAQRLDKPVLTCFMGEAKIAAGIDILATYGVPNYPFPERAASAFKAMSRYRQIKTRPASEYAHFDVDRPATHQLFERVRSEKRLSIGDAEARDILLAYGLKAPDSRLAATPAEAIELAAEIGFPVVLKIASPDILHKTDVGGVKVGLRNAEEVRDAFELMTYRAERYLPEARLWGCQVQEMAPPGGVEVLVGMNRDPQFGPLVTFGLGGIYVEILKDVTFRVAPFTVRDAENMLGEIRAHALLDGVRGQPPVDKEAIKDALLRIGQLVTDFPEIIELDINPLIVYPKGQGAIAIDMRLVLKK
- a CDS encoding phosphotransacetylase family protein — encoded protein: MKTLYITSVERYSGKTAMCLALGKRLLQDGYQVGYLKPLSLQPWRVGNEITDEDAAFVKQALGLAVAPADLSPVVVTSKLLRDYVSDATPEDLMPKVRAAAVKAGEGQDVLLLEGGGSLREGYVMGLPTPQVAAELGSQVLVLVKYRDDVRLMDDALTARFRLGDSLSGIIINRVPQAAAEFVEEIARPYFEKHNIPVLGVLPEVSALASLTVSELLEVLDAQVLTETQSTDAVIEHLTVGAMTAEAALSRFRKQRNKAVITGGDRTDIQLAALETSTTCLVLTGNLRPSPLIIKQADQMGVPVLLVPGNTMETVEAIDKIFGKTRLGQTAKLEQFQALLNSHVDLKRIYAGLGL